The following proteins are encoded in a genomic region of Ornithodoros turicata isolate Travis chromosome 6, ASM3712646v1, whole genome shotgun sequence:
- the LOC135398405 gene encoding uncharacterized protein LOC135398405: MVLPGTSAAAVTHEDSTVSLRLPPFRSQDPELWFAQVERQFDARYITAQSSRFGHAVSALPVEIVAEIRDLILSPPAQAPYDTLKRELLDRTALSIHRRLQQLLGAEELGAQKPSQLLRRMRQLTGSTPLDPAIMQQLFLQRLPSDIRVVLTAADKMSLDDLAHLADRILDLRTQSSSASHPLCASRAAPFLHPSQPAALSIPESAVQLVATDLTTTVNSPQCGVNRLTELVTGLTTLVVHATASRHRSPSRFRYVAVNPALAITRHVDTARRHQHKFLTSTTSAPLPAQVPFCWYHRTFGAHARQCQPPCSWEGNVPPST; the protein is encoded by the coding sequence atggtcctccctgGCACTTCGGCCGCGGCCGTTACCCATGAAGACTCGACAGTTTCCCTCCGCCTTCCACCATTTCGGAGTCAAGACCCCGAACTTTGGTTTGCGCAGGTTGAGCGCCAATTCGACGCCCGGTATATCACAGCGCAGTCTTCCAGATTTGGCCACGCCGTTAGCGCCCTTCCAGTCGAAATCGTTGCTGAGATCCGTGATCTTATTCTCAGTCCACCAGCGCAAGCTCCGTATGACACGCTAAAGCGCGAGCTCCTTGATAGAACAGCGCTCTCCATCCATCGCCGCTTACAACAACTGCTGGGCGCAGAAGAACTGGGCGCCCAAAAGCCTTCACAGTTACTTCGCCGTATGAGGCAGCTTACGGGAAGCACTCCACTTGACCCCGCTATTATGCAACAGTTATTTCTTCAGCGCCTTCCATCCGACATACGCGTTGTTCTAACAGCTGCTGATAAAATGTCGTTGGATGATCTTGCCCACCTTGCCGACCGCATCCTCGACTTACGTACACAATCTTCCTCGGCATCCCACCCACTCTGCGCTTCGCGCGCTGCGCCTTTCCTCCATCCGTCTCAGCCAGCTGCCCTGTCTATCCCCGAATCTGCCGTTCAGCTTGTCGCCACAGACCTCACGACGACTGTCAACAGCCCGCAGTGCGGCGTAAATCGTCTGACTGAGTTGGTGACAGGCCTGACTACCCTTGTGGTACACGCAACCGCGTCACGTCACCGCTCACCATCTCGCTTTCGCTACGTGGCCGTCAATCCCGCACTCGCCATTACTCGCCACGTCGATACCGCTCGCCGTCACCAGCACAAGTTCCTCACCAGCACAACTTCCGCGCCGTTACCAGCACAAGTTCCCTTCTGCTGGTATCACCGCACCTTTGGTGCGCACGCCCGCCAGTGCCAACCACCATGCTCGTGGGAGGGAAACGTTCCCCCCAGCACCTGA